Proteins encoded within one genomic window of Synechococcus sp. PCC 7335:
- the rnc gene encoding ribonuclease III: MARKRTTLERTKLGATSDVPDDSNASSNGNSNDIEALLTALGISAADVRLELLELALVDISSSATQNNEKLEFLGDAALRLAAAEFLMERYPQMALGDMSAVRSQIVSDRTLATLAKRYHLRRYLILSKSAAGDKAGTDSRLADTFEAILGALYLSAGNLSLIRPWLDPHFARLTQSLRSDPARQNYKAALQELTQSHYKSLPTYKVSEISQIHGDEERFQAEAWFQDKLWGTGKGRSMKMAEQAAARIAFNALEQTIEEARE, encoded by the coding sequence ATGGCTAGAAAACGCACTACTCTAGAACGGACTAAGCTTGGTGCGACTAGCGATGTTCCAGATGATAGCAACGCTTCAAGTAACGGCAACTCAAATGATATAGAGGCGTTACTCACAGCTTTAGGAATTAGCGCAGCGGATGTTCGGTTAGAGCTTTTAGAGCTAGCGCTGGTTGATATTTCTAGCTCAGCTACCCAGAACAATGAAAAGCTAGAGTTTCTAGGAGATGCAGCACTCCGCTTGGCAGCGGCAGAGTTCCTGATGGAGCGCTATCCGCAGATGGCGTTGGGAGATATGTCAGCAGTGCGATCACAAATTGTTAGCGATCGCACCCTTGCCACCCTTGCTAAACGCTATCACCTGCGCCGCTACCTGATTTTGTCCAAAAGCGCAGCCGGAGACAAAGCTGGAACCGATTCGCGACTGGCGGACACCTTCGAAGCCATCCTTGGCGCGCTATACCTCAGTGCAGGCAACCTCAGCCTAATTCGTCCTTGGTTAGATCCTCATTTCGCGCGGCTCACTCAGTCCTTACGTAGCGACCCAGCTAGACAGAACTACAAAGCCGCGCTGCAAGAGCTGACTCAATCTCACTACAAGTCACTACCTACCTATAAAGTAAGCGAAATCAGTCAGATACATGGTGATGAAGAACGCTTTCAGGCCGAAGCCTGGTTTCAAGATAAGCTATGGGGCACTGGCAAGGGTCGATCGATGAAAATGGCTGAGCAAGCCGCTGCCAGAATTGCCTTCAACGCACTCGAGCAGACCATCGAAGAAGCTCGAGAATAG